One window of the Triticum dicoccoides isolate Atlit2015 ecotype Zavitan chromosome 3B, WEW_v2.0, whole genome shotgun sequence genome contains the following:
- the LOC119275543 gene encoding transcription factor MYB3R-1-like isoform X2: MTSDKGKASKKAGEASGQPSTTHEGKVSNEPQRQRSLNGRTTGPTRRSTKGNWTPEEDDILSRAVQTYNGKNWKKIAECFPDRTDVQCLHRWQKVLNPELIKGPWSKEEDDIIVEMVKKYGPKKWSTIAQALPGRIGKQCRERWHNHLNPGINKDAWTQEEEITLIHAHRMYGNKWAELTKFLPGRTDNSIKNHWNSSVKKKIDSYMSSGLLAQVSRLPLIEHHAHFNSSPAITQQNSEDSDSNAVREVEDSSGCSQSSLAMVSCSQVQDTNLALSCDLHVNADTSKTEARDSQSSMCQEDYTSTEGAASALSEVHCHASSSRFGPDKLLQQDISQRMNLQMDIDEIPGNSMFENNQTICSTSNNERPMLQYEIAPDMPISVLTNVSGAEQKLHFMSEADFSSPNCLKSELWQEISFQSLLSGPDIVDADSLSRLNHHSDTHSSEADTNFLAAPNPSHTSNPSSMMVAAYGQDPSLSVPQSLISNGLSDAADEKSGEMQVSGSEMITCMHDSFGDSEQFATPGSTDGRHGASAIIERIPEYGDKQLTDAEEPAASMAKEPPLAQGEAASDEKQDKGALFYEPPRFPSMDVPFVSCDLVTSGDLQEYSPLGIRQLMRSTMSVTTPLRLWGSPTHDESPDVVLKSAAKSFISTPSILKKRPRDLSSPTPEKRMERKSRTEQDSGVLGTSSVSAQTSCMHAIKDKAIVTESVLCTNRSSSFKPLEKKLEFCDENKEILGESEQAKDGRNAQNNHTVDEHARGEQCSTANMVNTNDEPPATVLVEHKDNDISDHGANAMYQKMNTNLEALSACKEAFAKSKSGELIAEKSSPCIQMDYEYVNILADTPGVKRGLESPSAWKSPWFIDMQYKGSYFISPADTTYDALGLMKRINVQSASALADAREVLASGSQCGNKIFDEENKENIDAENETGTGKPQNKIMAEARVLDFNECATPPVVLLFVAPVTLYFVTGPLSGTHSSPERILGLLKVVSSVNLCC; encoded by the exons ATGACAAGCGATAAAGGAAAGGCTTCGAAGAAGGCTGGAGAGGCTTCTGGACAGCCATCTACTACTCATGAAGGGAAAGTCAGCAATGAGCCACAGAGGCAACGGTCGCTCAATGG GAGGACCACCGGCCCGACACGACGCTCAACCAAAGGAAATTGGACCCCCGAAGAG GATGATATATTGTCCAGAGCAGTCCAGACTTACAATGGGAAAAACTGGAAAAAGATAG CGGAGTGTTTTCCCGATAGAACCGATGTACAATGCCTGCATAGGTGGCAAAAGGTTCTAAATCCTGAGTTGATCAAAGGGCCATGGTCCAAAGAA GAAGATGATATCATTGTTGAAATGGTAAAGAAATATGGTCCAAAGAAATGGTCAACTATTGCCCAAGCTTTGCCAGGACGTATAGGAAAGCAATGTCGGGAACG GTGGCACAATCATCTTAACCCTGGCATAAACAAGGATGCATGGACACAGGAGGAGGAAATTACTCTTATACATGCTCATCGAATGTATGGAAACAAATGGGCTGAATTGACAAAGTTTTTACCCGGAAG GACGGACAATTCAATTAAAAACCACTGGAACAGTTCTGTAAAGAAGAAAATTGATTCTTATATGTCATCAGGTTTACTTGCTCAAGTCTCGCGTCTCCCACTTATTGAACACCATGCGCATTTTAATTCCTCACCGGCAATTACGCAACAAAACAGTGAGGACAGTGACAGCAATGCTGTCCGGGAGGTTGAGGATTCATCAGGGTGTAGTCAATCCTCATTGGCCATGGTTTCTTGCTCGCAAGTGCAGGACACCAATCTGGCCTTGAGCTGTGATTTACATGTGAATGCGGATACCAGCAAGACAGAAGCACGTGATTCTCAGTCTTCTATGTGCCAGGAAGACTATACTTCCACCGAGGGTGCTGCATCTGCTTTGTCTGAAGTTCATTGTCATGCTTCTTCCTCCAGATTTGGTCCAGATAAACTCTTGCAGCAGGACATTTCACAAAGAATGAATTTGCAGATGGATATTGATGAAATACCAGGTAACTCTATGTTTGAAAACAACCAGACCATTTGTAGTACATCGAATAATGAAAGACCGATGTTACAGTATGAGATAGCACCAGATATGCCTATCTCTGTGCTAACAAATGTTTCTGGAGCTGAGCAAAAACTACATTTCATGTCCGAGGCTGACTTCAGCAGTCCTAATTGTTTGAAATCAGAACTTTGGCAAGAGATTTCGTTCCAGAGTCTTCTTTCTGGACCTgatatagttgatgctgattctctTTCAAGACTAAACCACCATTCAGATACACATTCCTCTGAAGCAGACACCAATTTTTTGGCAGCACCCAACCCATCACATACATCAAATCCATCGAGTATGATGGTGGCTGCTTATGGCCAGGATCCATCGTTGTCAGTACCACAATCTCTTATTTCAAATGGTTTGTCGGACGCGGCTGATGAAAAGTCAGGAGAAATGCAAGTTTCTGGGTCAGAGATGATCACATGCATGCATGATTCTTTTGGTGATTCTGAGCAGTTTGCTACCCCTGGCAGTACTGATGGTAGACATGGTGCTTCAGCAATTATAGAAAGAATACCGGAATACGGGGACAAACAGTTAACTgatgctgaagaacctgctgccaGCATGGCCAAAGAACCACCATTGGCACAGGGTGAGGCTGCATCAGATGAAAAGCAAGATAAGGGAGCGCTATTCTATGAACCTCCTCGCTTCCCAAGCATGGATGTTCCATTTGTCAGCTGTGATCTTGTAACTTCCGGCGATTTGCAAGAGTACAGTCCCCTTGGCATTCGGCAGTTGATGCGCTCAACCATGAGCGTAACCACTCCATTGAGATTGTGGGGCTCCCCTACCCATGATGAAAGCCCTGATGTTGTGCTGAAGAGTGCCGCCAAAAGCTTCATAAGCACACCATCAATATTAAAGAAACGACCGAGAGATCTGTCATCTCCGACTCCAGAAAAAAGAATGGAGAGGAAGTCTAGGACTGAACAGGACAGTGGTGTGTTGGGCACATCCTCTGTCAGTGCTCaaacaagttgcatgcatgccattAAAGACAAAGCAATTGTTACCGAATCAGTTCTTTGCACTAATCGATCTTCATCTTTTAAACCTCTGGAGAAGAAACTTGAGTTCTGTGATGAAAACAAGGAAATTTTGGGTGAAAGCGAGCAGGCAAAAGATGGACGAAATGCACAGAACAACCATACTGTGGATGAGCATGCAAGAGGGGAACAGTGTTCCACTGCAAATATGGTCAATACTAATGATGAG CCACCTGCAACTGTTCTTGTTGAACACAAGGACAATGACATTTCTGATCATGGCGCAAATGCCATGTATCAGAAAATGAACACAAATCTTGAAGCTCTATCGGCCTGTAAGGAAGCATTTGCTAAATCAAAGTCTGGAGAACTCATTGCCGAGAAATCTTCACCATGCATTCAAATGGATTATGAATATGTGAACAT ATTGGCTGATACGCCTGGTGTCAAAAGAGGACTGGAATCTCCATCGGCTTGGAAGTCCCCTTGGTTCATAGATATGCAATATAAG GGGTCATACTTCATCAGCCCAGCGGATACAACTTATGATGCATTAGGATTGATGAAGCGGATAAATGTGCAGAGTGCTTCTGCTTTGGCGGatgcccgcgaggtcctggcaagtGGCAGCCAATGTGGCAACAAAATTTTTGATGAGGAAAACAAGGAAAACATAGATGCCGAAAATGAAACAGGAACTGGCAAGCCGCAAAATAAAATCATG GCTGAAGCAAGAGTCCTTGACTTCAACGAGTGCGCCACACC CCCAGTTGTTCTCCTATTCGTTGCTCCTGTTACCTTGTACTTCGTGACCGGACCGCTGTCCGGCACACATTCCAGCCCGGAAAGAATCCTTGGACTGTTGAAAGTTGTATCATCAGTTAATTTATGTTGTTAA
- the LOC119275543 gene encoding transcription factor MYB3R-1-like isoform X1: protein MTSDKGKASKKAGEASGQPSTTHEGKVSNEPQRQRSLNGRTTGPTRRSTKGNWTPEEDDILSRAVQTYNGKNWKKIAECFPDRTDVQCLHRWQKVLNPELIKGPWSKEEDDIIVEMVKKYGPKKWSTIAQALPGRIGKQCRERWHNHLNPGINKDAWTQEEEITLIHAHRMYGNKWAELTKFLPGRTDNSIKNHWNSSVKKKIDSYMSSGLLAQVSRLPLIEHHAHFNSSPAITQQNSEDSDSNAVREVEDSSGCSQSSLAMVSCSQVQDTNLALSCDLHVNADTSKTEARDSQSSMCQEDYTSTEGAASALSEVHCHASSSRFGPDKLLQQDISQRMNLQMDIDEIPGNSMFENNQTICSTSNNERPMLQYEIAPDMPISVLTNVSGAEQKLHFMSEADFSSPNCLKSELWQEISFQSLLSGPDIVDADSLSRLNHHSDTHSSEADTNFLAAPNPSHTSNPSSMMVAAYGQDPSLSVPQSLISNGLSDAADEKSGEMQVSGSEMITCMHDSFGDSEQFATPGSTDGRHGASAIIERIPEYGDKQLTDAEEPAASMAKEPPLAQGEAASDEKQDKGALFYEPPRFPSMDVPFVSCDLVTSGDLQEYSPLGIRQLMRSTMSVTTPLRLWGSPTHDESPDVVLKSAAKSFISTPSILKKRPRDLSSPTPEKRMERKSRTEQDSGVLGTSSVSAQTSCMHAIKDKAIVTESVLCTNRSSSFKPLEKKLEFCDENKEILGESEQAKDGRNAQNNHTVDEHARGEQCSTANMVNTNDEPPATVLVEHKDNDISDHGANAMYQKMNTNLEALSACKEAFAKSKSGELIAEKSSPCIQMDYEYVNILADTPGVKRGLESPSAWKSPWFIDMQYKGSYFISPADTTYDALGLMKRINVQSASALADAREVLASGSQCGNKIFDEENKENIDAENETGTGKPQNKIMAEARVLDFNECATPVRTADNSVGGSLTKSVSSPIPSSHLLKNFR from the exons ATGACAAGCGATAAAGGAAAGGCTTCGAAGAAGGCTGGAGAGGCTTCTGGACAGCCATCTACTACTCATGAAGGGAAAGTCAGCAATGAGCCACAGAGGCAACGGTCGCTCAATGG GAGGACCACCGGCCCGACACGACGCTCAACCAAAGGAAATTGGACCCCCGAAGAG GATGATATATTGTCCAGAGCAGTCCAGACTTACAATGGGAAAAACTGGAAAAAGATAG CGGAGTGTTTTCCCGATAGAACCGATGTACAATGCCTGCATAGGTGGCAAAAGGTTCTAAATCCTGAGTTGATCAAAGGGCCATGGTCCAAAGAA GAAGATGATATCATTGTTGAAATGGTAAAGAAATATGGTCCAAAGAAATGGTCAACTATTGCCCAAGCTTTGCCAGGACGTATAGGAAAGCAATGTCGGGAACG GTGGCACAATCATCTTAACCCTGGCATAAACAAGGATGCATGGACACAGGAGGAGGAAATTACTCTTATACATGCTCATCGAATGTATGGAAACAAATGGGCTGAATTGACAAAGTTTTTACCCGGAAG GACGGACAATTCAATTAAAAACCACTGGAACAGTTCTGTAAAGAAGAAAATTGATTCTTATATGTCATCAGGTTTACTTGCTCAAGTCTCGCGTCTCCCACTTATTGAACACCATGCGCATTTTAATTCCTCACCGGCAATTACGCAACAAAACAGTGAGGACAGTGACAGCAATGCTGTCCGGGAGGTTGAGGATTCATCAGGGTGTAGTCAATCCTCATTGGCCATGGTTTCTTGCTCGCAAGTGCAGGACACCAATCTGGCCTTGAGCTGTGATTTACATGTGAATGCGGATACCAGCAAGACAGAAGCACGTGATTCTCAGTCTTCTATGTGCCAGGAAGACTATACTTCCACCGAGGGTGCTGCATCTGCTTTGTCTGAAGTTCATTGTCATGCTTCTTCCTCCAGATTTGGTCCAGATAAACTCTTGCAGCAGGACATTTCACAAAGAATGAATTTGCAGATGGATATTGATGAAATACCAGGTAACTCTATGTTTGAAAACAACCAGACCATTTGTAGTACATCGAATAATGAAAGACCGATGTTACAGTATGAGATAGCACCAGATATGCCTATCTCTGTGCTAACAAATGTTTCTGGAGCTGAGCAAAAACTACATTTCATGTCCGAGGCTGACTTCAGCAGTCCTAATTGTTTGAAATCAGAACTTTGGCAAGAGATTTCGTTCCAGAGTCTTCTTTCTGGACCTgatatagttgatgctgattctctTTCAAGACTAAACCACCATTCAGATACACATTCCTCTGAAGCAGACACCAATTTTTTGGCAGCACCCAACCCATCACATACATCAAATCCATCGAGTATGATGGTGGCTGCTTATGGCCAGGATCCATCGTTGTCAGTACCACAATCTCTTATTTCAAATGGTTTGTCGGACGCGGCTGATGAAAAGTCAGGAGAAATGCAAGTTTCTGGGTCAGAGATGATCACATGCATGCATGATTCTTTTGGTGATTCTGAGCAGTTTGCTACCCCTGGCAGTACTGATGGTAGACATGGTGCTTCAGCAATTATAGAAAGAATACCGGAATACGGGGACAAACAGTTAACTgatgctgaagaacctgctgccaGCATGGCCAAAGAACCACCATTGGCACAGGGTGAGGCTGCATCAGATGAAAAGCAAGATAAGGGAGCGCTATTCTATGAACCTCCTCGCTTCCCAAGCATGGATGTTCCATTTGTCAGCTGTGATCTTGTAACTTCCGGCGATTTGCAAGAGTACAGTCCCCTTGGCATTCGGCAGTTGATGCGCTCAACCATGAGCGTAACCACTCCATTGAGATTGTGGGGCTCCCCTACCCATGATGAAAGCCCTGATGTTGTGCTGAAGAGTGCCGCCAAAAGCTTCATAAGCACACCATCAATATTAAAGAAACGACCGAGAGATCTGTCATCTCCGACTCCAGAAAAAAGAATGGAGAGGAAGTCTAGGACTGAACAGGACAGTGGTGTGTTGGGCACATCCTCTGTCAGTGCTCaaacaagttgcatgcatgccattAAAGACAAAGCAATTGTTACCGAATCAGTTCTTTGCACTAATCGATCTTCATCTTTTAAACCTCTGGAGAAGAAACTTGAGTTCTGTGATGAAAACAAGGAAATTTTGGGTGAAAGCGAGCAGGCAAAAGATGGACGAAATGCACAGAACAACCATACTGTGGATGAGCATGCAAGAGGGGAACAGTGTTCCACTGCAAATATGGTCAATACTAATGATGAG CCACCTGCAACTGTTCTTGTTGAACACAAGGACAATGACATTTCTGATCATGGCGCAAATGCCATGTATCAGAAAATGAACACAAATCTTGAAGCTCTATCGGCCTGTAAGGAAGCATTTGCTAAATCAAAGTCTGGAGAACTCATTGCCGAGAAATCTTCACCATGCATTCAAATGGATTATGAATATGTGAACAT ATTGGCTGATACGCCTGGTGTCAAAAGAGGACTGGAATCTCCATCGGCTTGGAAGTCCCCTTGGTTCATAGATATGCAATATAAG GGGTCATACTTCATCAGCCCAGCGGATACAACTTATGATGCATTAGGATTGATGAAGCGGATAAATGTGCAGAGTGCTTCTGCTTTGGCGGatgcccgcgaggtcctggcaagtGGCAGCCAATGTGGCAACAAAATTTTTGATGAGGAAAACAAGGAAAACATAGATGCCGAAAATGAAACAGGAACTGGCAAGCCGCAAAATAAAATCATG GCTGAAGCAAGAGTCCTTGACTTCAACGAGTGCGCCACACCGGTAAGAACGGCAGACAACAGTGTGGGTGGCAGCCTGACAAAATCGGTCAGCTCACCCATTCCTTCCTCCCACCTCCTGAAAAATTTCAGATAG